In Ornithodoros turicata isolate Travis chromosome 1, ASM3712646v1, whole genome shotgun sequence, the DNA window GGACCTTTCAGAATTttgttgctttgttttttttagtgtTGTAACTCGTGAACGAcgaggaagaaaaaaactaGTTTTTGAAATTTTGGAACATCTGGTTCGAGTCCTTTTCTCTAGCTCATCGAATGTCCTGCGTCACTCTGATCGAAACGAAATCCGATTAGTAGCTATCCATCTGACCATAACatattggtgccgaaacccgggaaggtAATTCTGGACGATCGAGGAGGATGGATCGCTTGAAAGCGAAAAGGACTGTACTGCGAGGGAGGACCACTCGAATCATCAACGAAAGCAAAGCTCTTCTTTCATCTGAGACCGCCAGCGCTGAGGAGCTCACCGTTCTACTAGATCGCCTCACCATTTGCAGTACCGACTTGAAAGACGTCGATACCCAGGAGTATGACAGCTGCTTTGGATACCAAGAGGAAGTAAGCACAGTAGTCTCAAAATTGAACTACAAACTTCGACAAGTTGAAGCTCCGGCTTTGCAGACCATGACATCGCAAACTGAGAGGAACGCTCTGTCCTTGAGGGAGTCAACGAGATCTGGAATTAAGTTACCAAAGCTCCAGCTACAAAAGTTCAATGGCGAGCCCACGCTGTGGCCAAGCTTCTGGGAGCAATACTTAAGCAGCATACATGAAAACGCTACCCTTTCCAACATCGAGAAATTCCAGTACCTGAGATCTCTTCTCGTTGGACGGGCGTCTGCTGCGATTGAGGGACTCCAGGCCACGGAAGCTTGCTATGATGATGCATTGGAGTTGCTGAAAAAACGTTTTGGTGATAGACAGAAGATAGAACACGAGTATTTCTCCCGTCTGCGTCAACTTTCCCATATTCGCTCTTCGCACGATACTGGTGGACTGAGGAAGATGTATGATCAGGCCCAGTCTAGTATGCGGGGATTAAAATCTCTCGGAATAACTGCTGGAAGTTACGCAGCGATGATGAACGACATTCTCCTGAACGCGTTGCCACAGGACATGGTTTTGGACTACCATCGTAGGAAACAGCAACAAGCAGCACAGCTCGAAAACTCCGAAAAGCAGTTAGAGGATCTCCTCGATTTTCTCCAGAACGATGTTGAAAGCAGAGAAAAGGCGGGAATATCTAGCCAGGATGGAGGAGTTGTGAAACGAAGAGGGAGTCAGATGAGCCGTCCCAGTGGGCTAGTACTCCAAACGGGTTCTGAGCCGGCCAAGTGCATCTTTTGCGGCTCTTCGGCGCATACGACTGAACGATGCTCCTCTGATATGAATCTGAGTGCCCGAAAAGAGAAGCTCAAATCTCAGCGAAGATGTTTCCGATCCACCTGGGTGGGACATATGACGAACCAGTGTGTGAGACGTGTCAAATGCGATAAATGCAAAGGTAGACACGTAACCTCCATGTGTGACCCGGAGTACAACCCAGCCCAGTCAGCTAGCCCTAAAACGCAAACCCGCAGCGCAGTGATCGCCACGTCCTCAGCCACTTCACGTTCCACGGTTTTGCTACAGACTTTCCGGGCTTGGGTGGTCGCCGACAAGAAGTGCGCATACATTCGATGATTATTTGACAGCGGTAGTCAAAGTACCTTTGTGCGGGAGGATCTTGTTGGCAGCTTGAACTTGCCCGTCCTGAGAGAGGAGGAACTCTCAATAAGCACATTTTCCAGTGATATGGGGAGGAAACCAGAGAGGCGACGAATAGTGGAGCTCCAGATACGAAGCCAGTATGCCGAGGAGGTAATAACTATGGAAGCAATCGAAATGCCAGTTCTGTGTCATGATCTTCCATCAGCTTCAGCAGATGACCGTCACTTGATTCTACTTCAGGAAGCTGGAGAACATGTTGCTGATGTCGTATCGTTCCCAGGCATACCGCAAGTGAAGGGAATTTCGGTCCTTATTGGGTCGGATCAAATGTGGAAATTGCTGAAAGGAGAGATCCAACGTTACGGGCCAAACGATGAAATCGTTGCCATCAACTCCAAACTAGGATGGACTTTTCAGGGTCCGACTACCGAACGTTCGCTGATCGCAAGGCAGGCCTGCAACTATGTATCTGTGCTTCGTGTGAGTACACTTTCTGAGGACCTGCGCTGTGACCAGCTTTTAGAACGATTTTGCAGCCTGGAAGGAGTTGGGATCGTCCACGAAGATGAATCTCCGTCAGCCGAAGGTCATGCCGTTCTCGAGGAGTTCGAGGAAACACTGAAGATGAGGGATGGCAGGTACGAGGTTCAGCTTCCGTGGAAACGGACAGATTCGCTGTTGAACGACAACTTCGAGATAGCTAAAGCTAGGCTGAAGAAACTTGTGTTCTGACTGAACAGGGACAGACATTTGATCGAAGAGTACGACAAAGTTATACGTGGATATCTTCTCAGTGGATACGCAGAAGTTGTTCCCGTATCCAACCAAGAACAGAACACTGGTGTTTTCTACATGCCACACAGAGAAGTTTTCCGCGAAGCATCTACAACAACCAAGTTGCGTGTAGTGTTCGACGCGTCGTCGCATGGTCCCGGAAGTACATCTTGAAATGACCACCTGGAAACTGGACCAAA includes these proteins:
- the LOC135396047 gene encoding uncharacterized protein LOC135396047 — encoded protein: MDRLKAKRTVLRGRTTRIINESKALLSSETASAEELTVLLDRLTICSTDLKDVDTQEYDSCFGYQEEVSTVVSKLNYKLRQVEAPALQTMTSQTERNALSLRESTRSGIKLPKLQLQKFNGEPTLWPSFWEQYLSSIHENATLSNIEKFQYLRSLLVGRASAAIEGLQATEACYDDALELLKKRFGDRQKIEHEYFSRLRQLSHIRSSHDTGGLRKMYDQAQSSMRGLKSLGITAGSYAAMMNDILLNALPQDMVLDYHRRKQQQAAQLENSEKQLEDLLDFLQNDVESREKAGISSQDGGVVKRRGSQMSRPSGLVLQTGSEPAKCIFCGSSAHTTERCSSDMNLSARKEKLKSQRRCFRSTWVGHMTNQCVRRVKCDKCKGRHVTSMCDPEYNPAQSASPKTQTRSAVIATSSATSRSTVLLQTFRAWVVADKKCAYIR